The following nucleotide sequence is from Populus trichocarpa isolate Nisqually-1 chromosome 11, P.trichocarpa_v4.1, whole genome shotgun sequence.
GATTGGAAATTATAAATgctttaaatacaaaatataacgGAATAGCTTATGATACGGCCCTATAAATATATGACAGAAATAAAGCTAACAATGCACTAAAGAACCATCATCTATAAACATTCCAGAACCATGGAGCTTTCTTTGCTCAGTACTCAGTCTACATGCCTAGAGTCGAGACTCTGATTAAGATGATTCTTCTCTACCTATGTTACAGCTCTAGCATCAATAGTAAATGAACCTCTACAAAAAGCAAGCTCTATAAACAAATCCCATCGTTATCCAGACCCTACTAATGCTGTTATCCAGATCCCTCTTGCACCCACCCCAAAAGCATTTTCAATACAGCAAGTCCAATGCTCgcctaaacaaaataataatcaaaatgacaGTTTTTGATTTACAATAGATGACAGCATTCCCATCCGTCCAAGGGGCAGGACTGTTTCCATTGACCAAGGAACTAACACTGCACAACCAAGCAATAAAACCAAGAACCCCTATCCATACTATCCCTCCACCTAATTGTCTAACTCTCAAATGCGCAACTTCCTACTTCATGATTTTCAATGCCTAAACTTCAAGTATCTTTCTTACCACGACTAAAGACACCCACCccattcatttttcttctcaaaaGACTCATCCTCAACCCTCAGCACTAAAAATCCACTTCAAAATTCAATCAATTATCACTACTAACCCGCCaattaacaaacaaatcaaTGAATTCATCAATTATAAAAGGAACCCATTATTGCTAATCCAAAAAAGATTGCAActttacattaaaaatcaaaatttgaaatccaAGAAGAAGTAAATGTCGAtataaaattagggttttaaagGGGGTATTTGTTTGTTACCTTTTCTCTCCACCAGTGTAGTACTCTTGAGGAGCATCTTCGTCGTCGCTGTCAGAGTCAGGCCCGGAACGCCGGTTCAGATCGGAGAGAGTACGGATACCTCCGGCTCGACTGCTTGAGGGTTTTGCTGGTTTCTTGTCCCTTGACgccatttttgttttgctttggatAGATTTGTTGAGACTCGATGAGGttgaggaagaaagaaaaagcctATAACCAGCagatattaataattttggtacggtaattatatatatatatatattttattttttattttatacgaAGATTAGCGATGGTAACTGTAACTACGAGTCAATTTCTATTTCATGCATGTCTTATCcattacttaataataaaaaaataattttagacatATCAACagatatttaaactaaaaaaaactattttgtattgttattaaatttaatttttattaattttaaaatttaattttttatttaatttaaattatataaaaattatatcaatttagTTATTCCAAAGTTCaagaacaaaaacacaaaaacaaaaaaaactctcaacTCAACCCTTATAactaaacaaatctaaaaaaaaatatttaaaatataatgaaatatcaataacaaattacgatgtaaataagaaattaatcattaatataatatgaaatCCGGATGAAATTCATCTTTCTTTTGCAAGGGTCGAGCATGAAAgttcttattaatattattattattattattattaacattactATAATGCTGACAACGATGATCAAGGCAAATAGAAAACGGATTCTTCACGGATGTAGTAGGATATTTGAGGTTTTTGGGGGTGTACGGCGACaacaatatctattttttttaaaaatatttttaatattattatattaaaataatttgaaaatataaaaaataattatttttctcacaaattacttttaaaacataaaaataaacgggttcaaaatattttttaaaatatttttaatattattcaagtaCCTAGTAACTCTAGGTTCAAGTCATCGTCCATGATAATTGAGAGTTCGACAATCGACACCTATACCAatcaatcatttattcatcgatcaccaattttctttcttagttTACACTTGTTGGATGTTCATATGATTCTTTTTAGGTTAGAGATGATTtccattattatatttaatctctcataatcataattctttttatttagatattcCCATATATAATGTCTAAATACTTGATAcctgaaataattaatatttcactcatattttagtttaaaattatttttctattttttttcattgtgtaatttttttaacatataaaggtttgatttatttatctattatattttttcttgaaatttcacCTCCAACCATGAGAGAtcacaaatatataaatttttgatttaaattcttGAATTAGAGATGATTTCTATTTAAATTGTTGCGCACTCACATGGTAATACATACATAAAAGTGCACAATCCTTGacacaaacaattttttaacaAGTTATGATCATATTGATTGCTAGCTAACATCAATCTACAACACACACAtaaatttagataaataaaatattaatttaatattttttaaatatttttcataattttatattgaaaatattaaaaaaaattaatttaatattatttaaaaaaaaataaaatttccacCACGATACTAAAAGACAGTTACCAAGTTTAAGTGATTTCTATTTCACTTTGTTACATAGTTGAAGTACTTGCCATTTCCCATGaactgaaagaacaaaaaaatctaactgTAGTTAGGTTTACTACTTTGGTTGGGCAACTCATTACTTTTCAATCATCAAAGAAAGGAGACATCGAGATGTTGGTGGGTCCCATTAACAACAAAGTTAGCTGACGTGGCAGCATCTTCACTTTATGAGTGACCCTGTGATAATAATGGTAGGAGAGCATGGTAGAATAGAACAAAGATAAGGTAATGGCAGACGCAGCCGATCGAGCCAGACCGAACCGGGAAGAGGAGAACCGTTTAAAGCATGCCTGTGATGCTGGAATGGTGACTGGTGAAGTCCCTTCGGACAGCGAGGATTCTAATAATCCACTGAGTTCTGACTCTGTGAGCTCCGAGTCACCTCCAAGACTTGCTGATCTTGCAGCGAGTTTCCGGGTCTTCTCGGAGTCAATGGCGAGAATGGACCTTGCAGAGATGGAGATGATCAAGGCAAGAGAGGCTTCAAGGTTGGAGGCAGAGAAAAGGAGGATGGAGTTGGAGGCTGAGTTGACTAGAATGATGTTGCAGACTCAGTTGCAGATTGCTTCGATTGTGGCCGGGAAAGGAACGAGTAGAAAGAGGAAACGAGTTGGAGAAGAAGAGGGGGAGCTGCCCATTTTGTCAAGGTACAGTTCATTCTCTCTCAATGAAAAAGTTTGGgacttttatatgttttttgacTGATTAACTCACTGAGTCGTGATTGGTTAATGCAGGGAAGGAGCTTTGCTGCTAAGTTTGCTACAGTGCAACTTCTTCTTTTGAAGTCTATTTGTATTGGATTCGGCCCTGGTTTCttgcccttttcttctcttttctttttaacaaataaaaatgtctGCTTGATGTTTTCTCTATATTTAAGTCAAGAATGGACAGAGCAATAAAGAGATCTGCATCCATTGCTTCTTTGCATTATGTTTGATGGTGTGGTATCCTAACTACTGTTTTGCAAACCCTAAGTACAGAATTCCTACGGAAAAACCTGAAATTGGCCTTCTGCTGATTTATTAGGACTCGTATGCATGCTATACATATGTTGATATAAACCTTACATGCAGAGATATACCTAGGGTTTGTGCTATATAACATTCAAATTACAATTCCTCTGTCAATCTTTCTAACATGTATCCACATGAGGTTTCTGTGGGTGCATAATAGAACCTCGAATTTTCTGTTCTGCAATGCTAGCTAGAGCCTTCCTTCGATTCAAGGTACTTTTCGGTGTATTCTGCCAGAGGTGAGGGGTTGAAACATGTAGAGATGATATGCTTAGAACCTTGAATTTTCTGCTCTACAATGCTAGGTAGAGCCTTCCTTCAATTCATGGAGCTTGTTGGTGTATTCTGCCAGAGGGGGAAGACTGAAACATGTAGAGATGATATGCTTAGAACCTTGAATTTTCTGCTCTACAATGCTAGCTAGAGCCTTCCTTCAATTCATGGAGCTTTTTGGTGTATTCTGCCAGAGGTGGAAGACTTCCTTGTTATCCATCTTTACTTGCCTGTCCTCGAATTATCTATCGATTATGCTGCGAATGCAAAGACATGTAAACAATACGATGTGTGAGGACATGAGATGGTTAGTTGGTTGCCTTTGATGCCCATGATCGTTCTGCCTGTTGACACACATCTCTTCCAGATATGCTGAATACAGCAAGAGCAAATATGAGCGCgaaggaaaatgaaagaagaaaatgaagcagCTTAACATAGTACAGAAGGAATGCTCTCATCGCTTGGACCAAAATCTTTCCAAAATGATCGTAGCCCCACCTCAAAACTACTTTTATGAGAATTTCTACATGAACACGGAACAATTTGATTGCTTACTCCTCTGTTGCTCTAGCAAATTCCTCTAAATCCGATTTTGTTAGGTACTAAGCATTCTGGGCAGCTTTTTCCAGGCGATTTGCCGATCAGGTGCACCAAAGGTAACCATTGAATCAAACACGACTAAGGACGCACATAAAACATGAGTTAGAATGCGCTCCAATTGGCTCAGGCAATGATCAACATGATACAGAGATCTTTGCACTGATTTACCTGATCAGAGAAGGATGATTAAGCCAAAGGTTTTCTGTTTGTGGCAGCAATGACTACCACTTTCGTTTCCTGTTCAAATCCATCAATCTTAAATGCTACCTgtacaagataaataaaaagcgAATAGGAAATAAAGCGAGCAAGAATTCCAGGGCTCTACAAAATTCGATCTGGGAAAAGGAACTACTAACAAATGAGTCGACATTTTAAGCATGTTTTAACTAGTGTACCACCTGCATTTTCTCTGAGTATGCAGACTGATATTATAAACTTCAGCAACAACAtcagaaaaaaacatagattgtGCTTGGTAAGTATTCCTTGATATaagaaatacatataaaatagaaatgtgtttgattaaagaaatataaatataaaaataaaaataaatctatttctacaataattttaaaatgaatttttatctttttaaaataaaaaatatagagaaaacatgttttctatCTTCGGTCTATAATATCTGTCGCACCCTCccgagagctcgacgtcgcggcgacaCTTCCTCCGTAGCGGGGATTCGATgttggggtctttctgttgtgaaaaaaggagtcgccacctagtattatggtcactaggaaacctaactggtctttcagagattctaaggcaagagactggttgcgtaaagggaaggttttagcacccctagtacgccctacctaaggtaagctgcttggtgtttgatttgccttataattgttatggtgttgatgttctctaatcccatcagtttcctaggataagtctgctctgatgaacgaaatctagggtgctttaaaaaaacctattttttgtcTCGTAAatcgtggagtaaaaaaaaattgaaatgtcctcgattataatcaaggcttctttcaaggatttgtgcggatttattattcctagaaaattattttggatatttaccactccgggtttctttatccaaatattaacagtgaataataacaaattattcccaataatattttggatattcgtcctttaaggatttttttatccaaacattagcggtgaataatagatgaattcccccaaaataagatttttatattttttggaatattggccaataccctttggagttttacaaacatgttgtaaaatccagaaatgcaagaaaaatgatttttgttgtgtttaagaaatccatgcgaaaacacattttcaaagcttcaaatatttgttttttatatataaaaaaacataaaaacaatgttagggtattggccgtatgcaggaaaacaaaacattttttattttatatttttttttgatgtctcgacgaaaaccgggtattttcataccggacttgtatctttatagtacaaaaatacaacCTTGCAGgaaatcacagattttttaaatacatctttgaagaaaactttttgaatgggccagacccggcccaaaaagaaaatgggccgaaatcagcccaaCAATAAAATGGgcctactttctacagggctggactcagcccagcccaaacCACATGACTGGTTACAGTACacgttaattaattttccagTTACTGTGCACATGCACAGTACCCCCAAATTGCATGCAAAGACcacgttactgttcaagtgaattatatttcacttgaacagtgcaaacacaaagcaaaaaaatgcAGGAAGTTACAGTTTAATCAAAGCTGGAAGTCTGAAACAAGTCTGCTCAttactctaaaaaaacaattccgcAGGCACCAAAACACCTTAAGTCCTGAAACTGAAACCTATAACAGAAGCTATAACAGAAGCCATGCATTTCTACAAGAAACAGAGGGACAAAAAACATGAAACCAGAACCTGCAAAAACAAAGTCCCCTTAATTAAAAGGACACTCCCTCACGTTATCTTCTTTAATTAGACAGACCTTCCCTCACGTCATATACATCCTTCACTAGCCAAAAGCTTTgtttaacaacaaaaacttCTCCCATTACATTCTGCAGCTCCTGCCTGCAGTAAAGAAGGAAACTGGAGGCCAGGTTAACCTCCTCTCTCTTTCGTTGTTTCCCATGATTTTTACTCTCAAACCTTCTTGTTCTCGGttctctcccttttctttttcctagcttctgtttctcttttctcttccatttttcGTTGtttcctctctctgttttttttgtttgtttttcttatctgTGCTTACTCTCTCCGTCTCCCCTACTCTCTTTGTTTTCCCTTCTTCGTAGAAACTATGTTTCTAAGCCACTAACATTCCTATATATGCAACCTTCCCGGCAAGGAGACAGCTCCAGCAAGGAGACCATGAAAAACAGTCACTCACAACAACAGACCAAGAAAAAAACGCAGCTGTAACGTAGACAAATAATCCAAACTACAAAGTATGGCAGTGACAGTGGGCAAGCACCACCTTTTTGTTCAAACCAAAACTGAAACTAGAGCAAAGCGGGGAAcagatttttttggaaaataagcAAGCAACCGGTGCCAAGTTTCAATACAGCAGAAACTGGCAGCTATATCTGCGGATGCTGCTGGGCCATAAACTCACGGTTCCTCATAGTAATaaaccaacaaaagaaaaaataaagaaaagcatACAGCCTTGACgtaagatcaagaaaaaaaacacagctgCAACGATACAAGCAATCCAAACTATAAAGCATGGCAATGATAGTGGGCAAGCACAATCCTTTTgttcaaaacataataaaacagaACATctagagcaaaaaaaaaccataaaagggTTTGGGAAAGAAAAACCACACACCAAATGCCAAGCTTagcaaagaaaaggaagactAGGAACCATACCTGCTGATGCGGCTGTTTCGAATGCAGAAAGTGAGGTGCAGGCAGGTGGAAACCTTTGCTTTTCTGCCTCTGAAACTGAAGAAAGCCTTCCTCTTTTTCTGCCGTTGGGAGCTTTTCCAAAAAACTCTTAGAGCCTTTGTAAACCCCGGTTCGACAGAGTAGGATAGACTCAACCC
It contains:
- the LOC7484547 gene encoding uncharacterized protein At4g22160, with protein sequence MADAADRARPNREEENRLKHACDAGMVTGEVPSDSEDSNNPLSSDSVSSESPPRLADLAASFRVFSESMARMDLAEMEMIKAREASRLEAEKRRMELEAELTRMMLQTQLQIASIVAGKGTSRKRKRVGEEEGELPILSREGALLLSLLQCNFFF